In the genome of Magnolia sinica isolate HGM2019 chromosome 2, MsV1, whole genome shotgun sequence, one region contains:
- the LOC131236919 gene encoding uncharacterized protein LOC131236919 isoform X2, producing MMNSDGRKGPFFRDPNLIDLVLSWRGFMKSDGRKGDRYPSLIDLVLSWSIEDIFDEKRYIDKVKKIPETFPSVEDYVVSYIFPLIEETRADLYSCLEVVSDAPCTEITAIKESKHASDLSYFVEVSGWKCESGFGNNEIYKPIPGDILILSNRIPEVAADLQRYGTTYFLASVTDPEILFIDEKENSKSVTLFTEVESDKEYHKGFEIKVSRRIEVADGMGNSLHAIFLTNLTTNNRIWKALSWEIDEDNKNLNMIREVLYTKPLDVSTCNACSYGLIDVWATKFYGDLISLNLNASQMDAILSALSAIQCKHSHSFKLIWGPPGTGKTKAISALLWVLLDMNCRTLTCAPTNVAVTQVCSRLLSLVKEYRGRDNENGFSCFSLGDVVLFGNKDRMSADEDSQLQEIFLDYRADRLAECFEPASGWKNMLVSLISLLEDCVPQYHTYLKDKKEDETISFREFLKKPLEAIAVPLCDCLRLLQVHLTRSFISENVSANIVALFSFLENFGSLLCARDVSDKELEEIFLPEHPLSEYSPSTDVPLSAHSMSEGSARKALDKTRRECLRILRVLKDTLQLPLTTSKDWIKGFCLKNAMLIFCTASTASLLRHYEMEVVVIDEAAQLKECESVIPLRTKGIQHAVLIGDERQLPSLVKSKVSEEAGFGRSLFERLGLLGHQKHLLNMQYRMHPAISAFPNAKFYGGQILDGPNVTDASYEQHYLQGSMYGAYSFIHIADGREEKDDVGNSRKNMVEVAVVLKIIRSLFKSWEGTGRSLSIGVVSPYSSQVNAIQEKIANQHENHNGFSLKVGSVDGFQGGEMDIIILSTVRSNSKGSVGFLANFNRTNVALTRARHCLWILGNASTLIRSDSVWEELVYDMKERGCFFNAEEDKGLAKAILQVKNELNQLDDLLKADSILLNTARWKVLFSDDFRKSFAKLKYLQIKQAVMQLLLRLADGWRPKSKSLDFPDSFQLAKQCRVRELYLIWMVDIVKDGRYFQVLKVWDIVPMTEIPKLVKRLDNIFAMYTDTYIEHCKVKCVEGKLEVPMIWNIGYDIIRYKKLSKSEHVVDVGGAGVEEYMENSKVSESLLLMKFYSLSSGVVKHLLTDNEGREIDIPFEVTDQEKEIMRFPGSTFILGRSGTGKTTVLTMKLIQREQQFRLSSKGLSDVKFGLSEVVYEKSELSKDPEVVKENFLRQIFITVSPKLCAAIRSHICRLQSFTSGGDSSGSASSTDMHDISDSLTDFMDIPDSFIDIPQRHYPLVITFQKFLMMLDGTLSNSYFNKFHSVRELSMDTRGVSKSPALQAFIRSKEVTYERFIATYWPHFNALLTKKLDPSTVFTQIISHIKGGLEAGDALDGKLRREGYLMLSEGRVSTLSSEERERIYNIFLDYEKKKAQKGEFDLSDLVTDLHQRLRCEAHVAETVEFVYIDEVQDLTMRQIALFKYVCKNVQEGFVFAGDTAQTIARGIDFRFQDIRSLFYKEFLYGMSSGSKERGKEKDNLVSEIFHLNQNFRTHAGVLKLAQSVIDLLYRFFPLSIDLLSPETSLIYGEAPVLLDSGNDENAIITIFGGGGSTRGVVNVGFGAEQVILVRDDCDKKQIFDHVGKQALVLTIVECKGLEFQDVLLYNFFGASPLKNHWRVIYNYMEEQDLLDSKSRSFPCFDSAKHSILCSELKQLYVAITRTRQRLWICESIDEFSKPMFDYWKKLYLVQVRQLDSSLVQAMRAASTPDDWRLRGIKLFNEHNFEMATMCFKLAGDEFREKWAKAAGHYAHAERILSTNFEEARTALTQAAEIYVSIGKAETAAKCFITFKEYERAGMIYWEKCGVSKLEDAGDCFDMAKCWLLAAKVYAEGKCFSKCLSVCTKGKLFDLGLKFIEQWKADSSSDDFKGQEVDRVRTSFLEICALHYHELGDSKRMMKFVKAFPSMDLIRTFLKSRNFLDELVVIEMESGNYMEAADIARMKGDLLLEADILEKAGHFDNASRLIILHVVMSSLWAGGRKGWPFKPFPQKEVLLMKAKSLAEKASNFFYESICAENICCKRLLGI from the exons ATGATGAACTCAGACGGTAGAAAAGGCCCATTTTTCAGAGATCCTAATTTGATCGATTTGGTCCTCTCATGGAGAGGATTTATGAAATCGGACGGTCGGAAAGGGGACAGATATCCCAGTTTGATCGATTTGGTCCTCTCATGGTCTATTGAAGATATCTTCGATGAGAAGCGCTACATAGATAAg GTGAAGAAGATACCGGAAACATTTCCATCAGTTGAGGATTATGTTGTGTCATACATCTTCCCTCTGATAGAGGAAACACGTGCAGACTTGTACTCTTGTTTAGAAGTGGTCTCTGATGCTCCTTGTACAGAAATAACAGCTATAAAGGAATCAAAGCATGCATCAGATTTATCTTACTTCGTTGAAGTTAGTGGTTGGAAATGTGAATCAGGTTTTGGTAACAATGAAATTTACAAACCAATCCCTGGGGATATTTTGATTCTTTCTAATAGGATTCCGGAGGTTGCAGCGGATCTTCAAAGATATGGCACGACTTATTTTCTGGCATCAGTTACTGATCCTGAAAttctttttattgatgaaaaagaaaattcaaagtcAGTTACTTTGTTTACTGAAGTTGAATCGGACAAAGAATACCACAAGGGTTTTGAAATTAAAGTATCAAGGAGGATCGAAGTTGCAGATGGAATGGGGAATTCACTTCATGCAATTTTTCTTACAAATTTAACGACAAACAATCGGATATGGAAAGCTCTAAGTTGGGAGATTGATGAGGACAACAAAAATCTAAATATGATCAGAGAGGTTTTGTACACCAAGCCCTTG GACGTGAGCACATGCAATGCCTGTTCTTATGGACTAATAGATGTTTGGGCTACTAAATTCTATGGCGATTTAATCTCTTTAAATTTGAATGCCTCACAAATGGATGCAATACTAAGTGCTTTATCGGCTATACAGTGCAAGCATTCGCATTCATTCAAACTTATCTGGGGCCCACCAGGGACAGGAAAGACAAAAGCCATTAGTGCATTGCTGTGGGTGCTCTTGGATATGAACTGCAGGACCCTTACATGTGCACCAACAAATGTTGCAGTCACACAAGTTTGCTCACGTCTCCTGAGCTTAGTCAAAGAATATCGTGGACGGGATAATGAAAATGGATTCTCTTGTTTTTCCCTGGGTGATGTGGTGCTATTTGGAAACAAGGATAGAATGTCAGCAGATGAGGATTCTCAACTTCAAGAGATATTTTTGGACTATCGTGCTGATAGGCTTGCCGAATGCTTTGAACCTGCATCTGGATGGAAAAATATGCTAGTCTCATTGATATCTTTACTTGAAGATTGTGTCCCTCAGTATCACACTTATTTGAAAGACAAAAAGGAAGATGAGACTATTAGTTTTAGGGAGTTTCTAAAGAAGCCGTTGGAGGCCATTGCAGTACCCCTTTGTGACTGTTTGAGGCTTCTGCAGGTCCATTTAACTAGAAGTTTCATTTCTGAAAATGTATCTGCAAACATCGTTGCTCTTTTCAGTTTTCTTGAAAATTTTGGAAGTTTGTTGTGCGCCAGAGATGTTTCCGATAAAGAACTAGAGGAGATTTTTTTGCCTGAACATCCATTGAGTGAATATTCTCCATCTACAGATGTGCCGCTTAGTGCCCATTCCATGTCGGAGGGCTCTGCCAGAAAAGCTTTGGACAAAACAAGAAGAGAATGCCTTCGTATTTTAAGAGTTCTTAAAGACACTCTTCAGTTACCCCTTACAACTAGTAAGGATTGGATAAAAGGATTCTGCTTGAAGAATGCTATGCTCATTTTCTGCACCGCTTCTACTGCTTCTTTGTTGCGCCATTATGAGATGGAAGTTGTGGTTATTGATGAAGCTGCACAGTTAAAAGAATGTGAATCGGTTATTCCACTTCGAACCAAGGGTATACAGCATGCTGTTCTCATTGGAGATGAGCGTCAGCTGCCTTCTTTGGTGAAGAGCAAG GTCTCTGAGGAAGCTGGGTTTGGAAGAAGTCTTTTTGAAAGGTTGGGTTTGCTGGGGCATCAGAAACATCTGCTCAATATGCAGTATCGTATGCACCCTGCAATAAGTGCTTTCCCGAATGCCAAGTTTTATGGTGGCCAgattttggatggtccaaatgTCACAGATGCTAGCTATGAACAGCATTATCTTCAGGGAAGTATGTATGGTGCTTATTCATTCATACACATTGCTGATGGAAGGGAGGAGAAGGATGATGTTGGAAATAGTCGGAAAAATATGGTCGAGGTGGCTGTTGTCTTGAAAATAATCAGAAGCCTTTTTAAGT CATGGGAAGGTACAGGGCGAAGCCTCAGTATAGGAGTGGTGTCCCCATATAGCTCTCAAGTTAATGCAATTCAGGAGAAAATTGCAAACCAGCATGAAAATCACAATGGCTTTTCTCTAAAGGTTGGGTCTGTTGATGGGTTTCAAGGTGGTGAGATGGATATCATTATACTTTCAACTGTCAGGTCCAATAGCAAGGGATCAGTTGGGTTTCTTGCAAATTTTAACCGAACAAATGTGGCGTTGACAAGGGCTAG GCATTGCCTTTGGATTTTGGGAAATGCATCAACCTTGATTCGAAGTGATTCTGTTTGGGAAGAACTAGTGTATGATATGAAGGAAAGAGGGTGCTTCTTTAACGCCGAGGAGGACAAAGGATTGGCCAAAGCAATTTTACAAGTTAAGAATGAACTTAATCAGCTTGACGATTTGCTCAAAGCGGACTCTATACTTCTCAACACGGCTAGATGGAAG GTTCTTTTCAGTGATGATTTCCGAAAGTCTTTTGCAAAGTTGAAGTATCTCCAGATCAAACAGGCAGTGATGCAATTGTTACTGAGGCTTGCTGATGGTTGGCGTCCAAAAAGTAAAAGTCTTGATTTTCCAGACTCCTTTCAGCTTGCAAAACAGTGCCGGGTCAGAGAGTTGTATCTCATATGGATGGTTGACATTGTAAAGGATGGAAGATATTTCCAGGTGTTGAAGGTCTGGGACATTGTACCAATGACAGAAATCCCAAAACTGGTGAAGCGTCTTGATAACATTTTTGCAATGTACACTGACACTTATATAGAGCACTGCAAAGTGAAATGTGTCGAGGG AAAACTTGAAGTGCCAATGATCTGGAATATAGGATATGATATCATTCGGTATAAGAAACTCAGCAAAAGTGAACATGTGGTGGACGTGGGAGGTGCCGGAGTTGAAGAGTATATGGAGAACTCCAAAGTCAGCGAGAGTTTGTTATTGATGAAATTCTACTCATTATCATCTGGAGTAGTGAAACACTTGCTCACTGATAATGAAGGGAGAGAAATTGATATTCCATTTGAAGTAACTGACCAGGAAAAGGAGATAATGCGCTTTCCTGGTAGCACCTTTATTCTGGGAAGGTCAGGAACTGGGAAGACAACAGTACTGACAATGAAGCTGATTCAAAGGGAGCAACAATTTCGTCTTTCTTCAAAAGGATTATCTGATGTAAAGTTTGGCTTGTCTGAGGTTGTGTATGAGAAGAGTGAGCTAAGTAAAGATCCTGAGGTGGTAAAGGAAAATTTCTTACGCCAGATATTTATCACTGTCAGCCCAAAACTTTGTGCAGCTATAAGGAGCCACATATGTCGACTCCAAAG CTTTACTTCTGGTGGTGACTCTTCTGGTAGTGCTAGTTCTACTGATATGCATGATATCAGCGACAGCTTAACTGATTTCATGGATATTCCCGATAGTTTTATTGATATACCACAAAGGCATTATCCTCTTGTTATTACCTTCCAAAAGTTCTTGATGATGCTTGATGGCACCTTGTCGAACTCGTACTTCAATAAATTTCACAGTGTAAGGGAGCTTTCTATGGATACAAGAGGAGTTTCAAAGTCTCCTGCCCTCCAAGCGTTTATCAGAAGCAAAGAGGTTACCTATGAACGCTTCATAGCGACTTACTGGCCTCATTTTAATGCACTGCTGACAAAGAAGCTCGATCCTTCAACAGTATTCACACAAATCATTTCACATATAAAGGGTGGATTAGAGGCAGGTGACGCCTTGGATGGTAAACTTAGGAGGGAGGGTTACCTTATGCTTTCTGAGGGCCGGGTGTCCACTTTAAGcagtgaagaaagagagaggatttACAACATTTTCCTTGATTACGAGAAGAAAAAAGCACAGAAAGGAGAATTTGATTTGTCTGATTTGGTGACTGACCTTCACCAGCGACTTCGTTGTGAAGCCCATGTTGCCGAGACGGTAGAATTTGTTTATATCGATGAAGTCCAGGACCTAACAATGAGACAGATAGCACTTTTCAAATATGTATGCAAAAATGTTCAGGAAGGCTTTGTTTTTGCTGGCGACACAGCACAAACTATTGCCAGGGGAATTGATTTCAGGTTCCAAGACATAAGATCTCTCTTCTACAAAGAGTTCCTTTATGGAATGAGTAGTGGATCTAAGGAGAGAGGGAAGGAAAAGGATAATCTAGTCTCAGAGATTTTCCATTTAAATCAGAACTTCCGAACTCATGCAGGTGTACTGAAATTGGCACAGAGTGTCATCGACTTGCTCTATCGCTTCTTTCCATTGTCGATTGATCTTTTAAGTCCTGAGACTAGTCTCATATATGGAGAAGCACCGGTGCTACTTGACTCTGGGAATGATGAGAACGCCATTATAACAATTTTTGGGGGTGGTGGAAGTACTAGGGGTGTGGTGAATGTAGGGTTTGGAGCTGAACAAGTGATTTTAGTTCGTGATGATTGTGATAAGAAGCAAATATTTGACCATGTTGGAAAGCAAGCTCTTGTTCTAACAATTGTTGAGTGCAAAGGGCTCGAATTTCAG GACGTactgttatataacttttttggTGCTTCACCTTTGAAAAATCACTGGAGAGTAATCTATAATTATATGGAAGAGCAAGATCTTCTTGACTCCAaatcaaggtcatttccatgttTTGATAGTGCCAAGCACAGTATCCTTTGTTCAGAACTGAAACAACTATATGTCGCCATTACTCGTACAAGGCAACGGCTGTGGATTTGTGAGAGTATTGATGAATTCTCTAAGCCCATGTTTGACTACTGGAAGAAGTTATATCTTGTGCAAGTAAGACAACTGGATAGCTCGCTCGTGCAGGCTATGCGAGCAGCAAGCACTCCCGACGATTGGAGGTTGCGTGGTATCAAG CTTTTTAATGAGCATAACTTCGAGATGGCGACAATGTGTTTCAAACTGGCTGGAGATGAATTCAGGGAGAAGTGGGCAAAAGCAGCTGGCCATTATGCTCATGCTGAACGTATTCTTTCTACAAATTTCGAAGAGGCTCGGACTGCACTGACACAAGCTGCTGAGATTTATGTATCCATTGGCAAGGCTGAAACAGCTGCAAAATGTTTTATAACATTCAAGGAGTATGAAAGAGCAG GAATGATTTATTGGGAGAAATGTGGTGTGTCAAAGCTTGAGGATGCAGGGGACTGTTTTGATATGGCCAAATGTTGGCTTCTAGCTGCTAAGGTATATGCTGAAGGAAAATGTTTCTCCAAGTGCTTGTCTGTTTGCACCAAAGGAAAACTTTTTGATTTGGGTTTGAAATTCATAGAACAATGGAAGGCAGACTCGTCCTCAGATGATTTCAAGGGTCAAGAAGTAGATAGGGTTAGAACTTCATTCTTGGAGATCTGTGCACTCCACTATCATGAACTTGGAGATTCTAAACGCATGATGAAGTTTGTTAAGGCTTTCCCTTCTATGGACTTGATCCGTACTTTCTTGAAGTCGAGGAATTTTCTTGATGAGCTGGTTGTGATTGAGATGGAATCAGGAAACTATATGGAGGCTGCCGACATTGCGAGAATGAAAGGCGATCTCCTACTTGAGGCTGACATCCTTGAGAAAGCTGGACATTTCGATAACGCGTCACGCTTGATTATCCTTCATGTTGTTATGAGCTCTCTTTGGGCAGGTGGAAGGAAGGGTTGGCCCTTTAAGCCATTCCCACAGAAAGAGGTTCTCTTAATGAAGGCGAAATCGCTAGCAGAGAAAGCATCAAATTTCTTCTATGAGTCCATATGTGCTGAG AATATCTGTTGCAAAAGACTGCTCGGCATATGA